One genomic segment of Methanobacteriaceae archaeon includes these proteins:
- a CDS encoding DUF1211 domain-containing protein, whose amino-acid sequence MSEYLEGIKIPSNRLEALTDGIFAIAMTIVVVTIEIPIGPIHTAELFLQTTSEIIPKLTVYFLSFLLLAVFWVDHHMFYLVKKIDFTILWINIFWLMFIALLPLSTSIIAQFPQHQIAQLIFDFNLLFIGLFFYLIWRYSATSKLIPKEVEPYYPYIKRSLLIMPMIILVAILLSFISPQWSMVILFLIPFLFIAGRKIWSRGVVKKREQRIKIKKSRK is encoded by the coding sequence ATGTCTGAATATCTAGAGGGAATAAAGATACCATCCAACCGTTTGGAAGCCCTTACTGATGGAATTTTTGCCATTGCCATGACAATAGTGGTGGTGACCATTGAGATACCCATCGGACCCATCCACACCGCAGAGTTGTTCCTGCAAACCACCAGTGAGATCATCCCTAAATTAACGGTTTATTTTTTAAGTTTCCTGCTTCTGGCTGTTTTCTGGGTGGATCATCACATGTTCTATCTGGTTAAAAAAATCGATTTCACCATTCTCTGGATAAACATTTTCTGGCTCATGTTCATAGCACTTTTACCTTTATCAACATCAATTATAGCCCAATTCCCACAGCACCAAATTGCACAACTTATATTTGACTTCAACCTCCTTTTCATAGGCCTCTTTTTTTATTTAATCTGGAGGTATTCAGCAACAAGCAAGCTTATTCCCAAAGAAGTAGAACCTTACTACCCCTACATTAAAAGAAGCCTTTTAATAATGCCCATGATTATTTTGGTAGCTATTCTTTTAAGTTTTATAAGTCCCCAATGGAGTATGGTGATTCTATTTCTGATTCCATTTCTTTTCATTGCGGGTAGGAAGATATGGTCCAGAGGTGTTGTTAAAAAGAGAGAGCAAAGAATAAAAATAAAGAAATCACGAAAATAG
- the hisB gene encoding imidazoleglycerol-phosphate dehydratase HisB produces MKRKSKINRKTSETEIDIELDLDGAGEYQVETGINFLNHMLESLARHSLFNLKVEARGDVEIDDHHTVEDVGIVLGEALKGALGDKKGIRRMAHSLVPMDESLAMVAVDLSGRSYAVLDLPFHQAKVGDLSTENVGHFLESLAQTGKMNLHARCEGENDHHQVEAVFKALARALHDATRVVGDQVPSTKGVI; encoded by the coding sequence ATGAAGAGGAAGAGTAAGATAAATAGGAAGACCTCTGAAACAGAGATAGATATTGAACTGGACCTGGATGGTGCTGGAGAATATCAGGTGGAAACCGGGATCAATTTTCTAAACCACATGCTGGAATCATTGGCCAGACACAGCCTGTTTAACCTTAAAGTTGAAGCTCGTGGTGATGTAGAAATTGATGACCATCACACCGTGGAAGATGTGGGAATAGTCCTGGGTGAAGCATTAAAAGGAGCTTTAGGAGATAAAAAGGGAATTAGAAGAATGGCTCATTCACTTGTCCCCATGGACGAATCATTGGCCATGGTAGCCGTGGACTTATCAGGACGAAGCTACGCAGTTCTTGACCTACCATTTCATCAGGCCAAGGTAGGTGATCTTTCCACCGAGAATGTGGGTCACTTTTTAGAGTCACTGGCCCAGACAGGTAAGATGAACCTCCACGCCCGTTGTGAGGGGGAAAACGACCACCACCAGGTGGAAGCTGTATTCAAAGCACTGGCCCGTGCCCTGCATGACGCCACCCGCGTGGTAGGTGACCAGGTGCCCAGTACCAAGGGAGTGATTTAG
- a CDS encoding PD40 domain-containing protein, producing the protein MRNQTIILIATLILAIALSGAVSAAEGDTIIVSNAPGNTPSNGDSAHPSVSDDGVWVAYYSDASNLVAGDTNDGIRDIFLHNRITGVTTKLTSGSNGLSGSPSISGDGNWVAYISEAYTLVDGDNHDLYSDVFLYDRVRNVTSKVTPLSGSNGNSFYPSVSGDGNWVAYSSYATNLVAGDTPDSYSDIFLYDRVTGITTKVPPLSGSNGDRWAPSISADGNWVAYVSFATNLVANDAEDGRSDIFLYDRVRDVTSKVTPLSGSNGHSGYNWAPSISADGVWVAYTSLASNLVASDTADTIWDIFLYNSVTGVTSKVTPLSGSNGHSYYVSVSGDGNWVAFSSEASNLVANDAEDGHSDIFLYDRVRDVTSKVTPLSGSNGISDGPSVSGDGNWVAFYSEASTLVAGDTNQASDVFMYNNPRVIDRSETPERNNPSNSNTVNTNEFNQPNNTNLVNAATTVGMQTTGTPLGALFLGLLTSMAALLIPRKK; encoded by the coding sequence ATGAGAAACCAGACAATCATCCTAATAGCCACCCTTATACTAGCAATCGCTCTCTCAGGTGCAGTCAGTGCAGCCGAAGGTGATACTATCATCGTAAGCAACGCACCCGGAAACACTCCCAGCAACGGAGACAGTGCCCATCCTAGTGTAAGTGATGATGGTGTTTGGGTTGCCTACTATTCTGACGCGTCCAATTTGGTGGCTGGTGACACTAACGACGGTATCAGGGATATTTTCCTGCACAATCGCATCACGGGTGTTACTACTAAGTTAACTTCCGGAAGCAATGGACTCAGTGGATCTCCCAGTATTAGTGGTGATGGTAATTGGGTTGCTTACATTTCGGAGGCTTATACTCTAGTGGATGGTGATAATCACGACTTGTATTCCGATGTTTTCTTGTATGATCGTGTCAGGAATGTTACTTCTAAGGTGACACCTTTATCGGGAAGCAATGGAAACAGCTTCTATCCAAGTGTGAGTGGTGATGGTAATTGGGTTGCCTATAGTTCATATGCTACTAATCTGGTGGCTGGTGATACTCCCGACTCCTATTCAGATATTTTCTTGTATGATCGTGTCACTGGTATTACTACCAAAGTGCCACCGTTATCAGGAAGCAATGGGGACAGATGGGCTCCTAGTATTAGTGCTGATGGTAATTGGGTTGCCTACGTATCATTTGCTACTAATCTGGTTGCTAATGATGCTGAAGACGGTCGTTCTGATATTTTCTTGTATGATCGTGTCAGGGATGTTACTTCTAAGGTGACACCGTTATCAGGAAGCAATGGCCACAGCGGTTATAATTGGGCTCCTAGTATTAGTGCTGATGGTGTTTGGGTTGCCTATACGTCATTGGCTTCTAATCTGGTGGCCAGTGATACTGCAGATACTATATGGGATATTTTCTTGTATAATAGTGTCACGGGTGTTACTTCTAAGGTGACACCTTTATCAGGAAGCAATGGCCACAGCTATTATGTGAGTGTTAGTGGTGATGGTAATTGGGTAGCCTTCTCCTCAGAGGCTTCTAATTTGGTTGCTAATGATGCTGAAGACGGTCATTCTGATATTTTCTTGTATGATCGTGTCAGGGATGTTACTTCTAAGGTGACACCGTTATCAGGAAGCAACGGAATCAGTGACGGTCCCAGTGTTAGTGGTGATGGTAATTGGGTTGCTTTCTACTCAGAGGCTTCTACTCTGGTGGCTGGCGATACTAACCAAGCATCTGATGTTTTCATGTACAATAACCCCCGTGTCATTGACAGGTCAGAAACACCAGAGAGAAACAACCCATCCAATTCCAATACAGTCAACACTAATGAGTTCAATCAACCAAACAACACTAATCTAGTCAATGCAGCCACTACTGTTGGAATGCAAACCACTGGAACACCACTAGGAGCACTGTTTTTAGGGCTCTTAACATCAATGGCAGCACTGTTAATTCCCAGAAAAAAATAA
- a CDS encoding AAA family ATPase, which translates to MPSRKGESALGKGLDALIKEKPKLDGGTAKAQTKEKPTRKAPSKQSQKTKKTASKPKEDPYKVILDNVVLEVRKNPRISLWSARSAAVLRFLKNTKPAFSISKEASSLIEEAVQQKYPEIWEMFEEEDF; encoded by the coding sequence ATGCCTTCTCGAAAGGGTGAAAGTGCACTGGGTAAGGGATTGGATGCTCTTATCAAAGAGAAACCTAAGCTTGACGGTGGCACTGCAAAAGCACAGACTAAGGAAAAACCAACCAGGAAAGCTCCATCCAAACAATCCCAAAAAACTAAAAAAACAGCATCAAAACCCAAGGAAGATCCCTATAAGGTCATCCTGGATAATGTGGTTTTGGAGGTTCGCAAAAACCCGCGGATATCCTTGTGGTCAGCAAGATCAGCCGCAGTTTTAAGGTTCCTGAAGAACACCAAACCGGCCTTCAGTATCAGTAAGGAGGCATCATCCCTTATTGAAGAAGCAGTTCAGCAGAAGTATCCTGAGATATGGGAAATGTTTGAAGAGGAAGATTTTTAG
- a CDS encoding oligosaccharide repeat unit polymerase produces the protein MKFEKVDLFSPYILVVVIALYLSLALIAYQEHLEELQWISSLTLLYVLIGTIFFIAGVFIPKIIYNHNQKLQILLGGRVTKENSAPWYNKILILLDERVLMVVVLIALFLQVVNLYLLGGIPILSGYLKFKATTDLWRIAYPLFLPAITILLAKYPRRWNYVLFIIGLVVFAINGYRTTTMAILISGFITLYYTRKIKTSYILVSLFIIALVGIIAGYIAVKSIQWQQWTLNPLELVSYRAGFTLMVFDKIVHMAGATGGDLFHQAFTTGHPRVTVGQVVLGYPTTGDTPTTSITSTIFGPAVLDFGLYAMIIQMFLIGVALKIAHATQIKANGAFTALYAIILTHTMIWVETGPTDSVVYLFYLLTFIATVLYVIQLIRIPKKAV, from the coding sequence ATGAAATTTGAAAAAGTGGATCTATTCTCACCTTACATACTGGTAGTGGTGATTGCCCTGTACCTAAGCTTGGCATTAATTGCCTACCAGGAACATCTAGAAGAGCTTCAATGGATTTCATCCCTAACCCTCTTATACGTTTTAATTGGAACTATTTTCTTCATTGCAGGAGTATTTATTCCTAAAATAATCTACAATCATAATCAAAAACTTCAAATTCTTTTGGGAGGCAGAGTAACTAAAGAAAACTCTGCTCCATGGTACAATAAAATACTAATTCTACTTGATGAACGGGTGTTAATGGTAGTGGTGTTAATAGCCTTGTTTTTACAGGTTGTGAACCTGTACCTTTTAGGAGGCATACCCATCTTAAGCGGCTACTTAAAATTCAAGGCCACCACCGACTTATGGAGAATAGCTTATCCTCTATTCTTACCAGCAATTACAATTTTACTGGCCAAATATCCTAGAAGATGGAATTATGTCCTTTTCATTATTGGATTGGTGGTGTTCGCCATAAACGGGTACCGAACCACAACCATGGCCATTCTCATCAGCGGTTTTATAACCCTCTACTACACCCGGAAAATTAAAACCAGCTACATTCTTGTTTCGCTATTTATAATAGCTTTAGTTGGAATTATTGCAGGATATATCGCTGTGAAATCTATACAGTGGCAGCAATGGACTTTAAATCCCCTGGAACTTGTTTCATACCGTGCAGGGTTTACTCTGATGGTCTTTGATAAGATCGTGCACATGGCTGGGGCCACAGGAGGGGATTTATTCCATCAGGCATTCACAACCGGACACCCTAGAGTAACAGTGGGCCAAGTGGTGTTGGGTTACCCCACTACAGGAGACACACCCACCACCAGCATCACATCCACCATATTCGGACCAGCAGTACTGGACTTTGGACTTTATGCCATGATCATACAAATGTTCCTAATAGGAGTTGCATTAAAAATAGCACACGCAACACAAATAAAGGCTAACGGAGCATTCACCGCATTATATGCAATAATACTCACTCATACTATGATATGGGTGGAAACAGGCCCTACAGATAGCGTAGTGTACTTATTCTATCTACTGACATTCATTGCCACGGTCCTGTACGTAATTCAGCTTATTAGAATTCCTAAAAAGGCAGTTTAA
- a CDS encoding F420-dependent methylenetetrahydromethanopterin dehydrogenase: MVVKIGVIKCGNIGTSPVLDLVLDERADRPNIDVRGVGSGAKMNPEQIEEVVPKIADFDPDFVIFISPNPGAPGPARARELLSEMDVPALIIGDAPGMGKREEMDEQELGYIVVLGDPMIGARREFLDPTEMASFNADVIKVLAATGAYRVVQETIDGMIAEAEAGKEITLPKVVIDAAKATDAAGFSSPYAKAKAMAAYEMAAKVGDIDLKGCFMVKEMEKYVPIVASAHELISAAAKLATEAREIEKANDTVLRKPHGAQGQTLSKTALISKPE, translated from the coding sequence ATGGTTGTAAAAATAGGAGTTATTAAATGCGGTAACATCGGTACCTCTCCTGTCCTAGATTTAGTTTTAGACGAGAGGGCTGACAGACCTAACATAGATGTAAGAGGCGTGGGTTCCGGAGCAAAGATGAACCCAGAACAAATCGAAGAAGTCGTACCAAAAATTGCAGACTTCGACCCTGATTTTGTAATCTTTATCAGCCCAAACCCAGGTGCTCCTGGACCAGCCAGAGCCCGAGAACTATTATCCGAAATGGATGTCCCAGCATTGATCATTGGGGACGCTCCAGGAATGGGTAAAAGGGAAGAAATGGATGAACAGGAATTAGGATACATTGTTGTACTGGGCGACCCCATGATTGGAGCTCGAAGAGAATTCCTGGACCCAACTGAAATGGCCTCATTCAACGCCGATGTAATAAAAGTACTGGCTGCCACCGGAGCCTACCGGGTGGTGCAGGAAACCATCGACGGAATGATCGCAGAAGCCGAAGCTGGAAAAGAAATCACACTACCTAAAGTGGTCATTGACGCTGCTAAAGCAACTGACGCTGCAGGATTCTCCAGCCCATACGCTAAAGCCAAAGCAATGGCTGCCTATGAAATGGCTGCCAAAGTAGGGGACATCGACCTCAAAGGCTGTTTCATGGTTAAAGAAATGGAAAAATACGTGCCAATCGTGGCTTCCGCACACGAACTCATCTCTGCAGCTGCTAAACTAGCAACTGAAGCACGTGAGATAGAAAAAGCCAATGACACCGTACTGCGTAAACCACACGGTGCACAGGGTCAGACTCTATCCAAAACCGCATTAATTTCCAAACCAGAATAA
- a CDS encoding 4Fe-4S binding protein, with protein sequence MRIEVDEDKCTGCGICKEECPKGAKIWDINKKAMATNLRYCHVCTICASKCPEEAILIVRDAEDEEEE encoded by the coding sequence ATGAGAATAGAAGTTGATGAGGATAAGTGCACTGGCTGTGGAATTTGCAAGGAAGAATGTCCCAAGGGTGCCAAGATCTGGGATATTAATAAGAAGGCTATGGCCACCAATCTACGTTACTGTCATGTGTGCACTATCTGTGCTTCCAAGTGTCCGGAAGAAGCCATACTTATAGTGAGGGATGCAGAAGATGAAGAGGAAGAGTAA
- a CDS encoding flavodoxin — protein sequence MKTLIACYSFSGNTLTVAQKLQEEMNADFTRVEPVKDRWYLIKAIHAYLEKKWPIKPCTTDISHYDCLIVCCPVWASRTPPGVNQYLEEVQNVSGKKCAALVTMGGDGSQIATTQIREALEAKGMEFTIKMSIGGSPQKSGAWEGMVKDFAGKLKKLKKNE from the coding sequence ATGAAAACCTTGATTGCCTGTTATTCCTTTTCAGGGAACACCCTTACTGTAGCCCAGAAATTACAGGAAGAAATGAATGCTGATTTCACACGTGTTGAACCCGTTAAAGATAGATGGTACCTTATTAAAGCTATTCATGCTTACCTGGAGAAAAAATGGCCCATAAAGCCCTGTACAACTGATATTAGTCATTATGATTGTTTGATTGTTTGCTGTCCTGTTTGGGCTAGCCGCACCCCACCCGGAGTTAATCAGTACTTGGAAGAGGTTCAGAATGTCTCTGGTAAAAAATGCGCCGCCCTGGTAACCATGGGTGGGGATGGATCGCAGATAGCCACTACACAAATACGGGAAGCTCTGGAAGCCAAAGGAATGGAATTTACCATTAAAATGTCCATTGGAGGCAGCCCTCAAAAAAGCGGTGCATGGGAAGGTATGGTAAAAGATTTCGCCGGAAAATTAAAAAAATTAAAAAAAAATGAGTGA
- a CDS encoding flavodoxin family protein has protein sequence MVTKKILGICGSPRKQATEYVLTETLKMLEDKGYETEFFTVRGKEIGPCRNCDYCLRKQVCLLRDDMHQLYPLLMEANGIIIATPIYNGGVSAQIKAVMDRTRAAAAVDIDFLKHKIGMAISVGGDRAGGQELAIQQIMTFYILNGAIPVSGGPFGANLGANFWSKDTLDGVKEDEEGFRSLKKTLKRFDEFLLKYQKE, from the coding sequence ATGGTGACAAAGAAAATTTTAGGAATATGCGGAAGCCCCAGGAAACAGGCCACAGAGTATGTCTTAACTGAAACTCTAAAGATGCTGGAAGATAAAGGATACGAGACTGAGTTTTTTACAGTTCGTGGCAAGGAAATTGGACCTTGCCGTAATTGCGATTACTGTCTTCGCAAGCAAGTGTGCCTTTTACGTGATGATATGCACCAGCTCTACCCTCTTTTAATGGAAGCAAACGGGATTATTATAGCCACCCCCATTTATAATGGCGGAGTTAGCGCCCAGATAAAGGCCGTGATGGACCGTACCCGGGCTGCAGCTGCAGTGGACATTGACTTCCTGAAGCATAAAATAGGCATGGCCATTTCTGTAGGTGGTGATCGTGCCGGAGGTCAGGAACTGGCCATTCAGCAGATAATGACATTTTACATCCTTAACGGTGCCATACCTGTAAGTGGAGGGCCCTTCGGAGCCAATCTGGGGGCTAACTTCTGGTCTAAGGACACCCTGGATGGTGTGAAGGAGGATGAAGAGGGTTTCAGGAGCCTTAAGAAAACCCTTAAAAGATTCGATGAATTCTTGTTAAAATACCAGAAGGAATAA
- a CDS encoding radical SAM protein gives MMELEKLRILGEASQYDLCNYVSLNKENFTSKNLPGIYQARTSSGCQVPLFKVLMSNHCTNDCNYCINHCYNSFHRVEFTPEELISLFLHYYQNHFAEGLFLSSGMPGDADVAMEKMIEVARKLRLEYEYQGYIHLKIIPGSSYDMIKRAMSLADRVSVNMESATSSGFGELTSTKDYHNDVLRRMKWIGRLKKRHPQMAPSGQSTQLIVGANEETDQDILKRAEWLCKHLNINLSYLSPFEPLKDTPLKNHDKPADNRTPRLYQAQFLLNSYGFSPDELVFDDDGFLILEDDPKMLWAKSHPDLFPVEVNEAGFKELIRVPGIGKISARKIIEARRKGIKFTKYDDLKKLGVVVKRAEPFIQLDRAHQTTLQF, from the coding sequence TTGATGGAACTGGAGAAACTGCGCATTCTTGGTGAAGCCTCACAGTACGACCTCTGTAATTATGTGAGTCTCAATAAGGAGAATTTCACCTCTAAAAATCTCCCGGGTATTTACCAGGCTAGGACAAGTAGTGGCTGCCAGGTCCCCTTATTCAAGGTTCTCATGAGCAACCATTGTACCAATGACTGTAACTACTGTATTAACCATTGCTACAATAGTTTTCATAGAGTTGAATTCACACCGGAAGAACTGATTTCACTCTTCCTCCATTATTATCAAAATCATTTTGCTGAAGGACTGTTTTTAAGTTCGGGTATGCCCGGGGATGCGGATGTAGCCATGGAAAAAATGATTGAAGTGGCCAGGAAACTAAGATTAGAATATGAGTATCAGGGCTACATACATCTTAAGATAATCCCAGGATCTTCTTATGATATGATAAAAAGGGCTATGAGCCTTGCTGACCGGGTGAGTGTTAATATGGAATCGGCAACTTCCTCTGGATTCGGAGAACTCACCAGTACCAAGGATTACCATAACGATGTCCTGCGGAGAATGAAATGGATTGGACGACTTAAAAAACGCCACCCCCAGATGGCACCCTCCGGTCAGAGCACCCAGTTAATAGTTGGTGCAAATGAAGAAACAGACCAAGACATTTTAAAACGGGCTGAATGGCTTTGCAAACATCTTAATATAAATTTAAGTTATTTAAGTCCTTTTGAACCTTTAAAAGATACTCCTCTGAAAAATCATGACAAACCTGCAGATAATAGAACTCCTCGACTTTATCAGGCTCAGTTCCTCCTGAATTCATATGGTTTCTCACCTGATGAATTGGTATTTGATGATGATGGTTTTCTAATCCTGGAAGATGATCCTAAAATGTTATGGGCAAAATCACACCCGGATTTATTCCCAGTAGAAGTGAATGAAGCAGGTTTCAAGGAACTAATCCGTGTTCCAGGGATAGGTAAAATATCTGCCAGAAAGATCATTGAAGCACGTAGAAAAGGAATAAAATTCACCAAATATGATGACCTAAAAAAACTGGGAGTGGTGGTTAAAAGAGCAGAACCCTTTATTCAACTAGACCGTGCCCATCAAACAACTCTGCAATTTTAG
- a CDS encoding HD domain-containing protein, translated as MIENLIERLSKAASMQRWNDHIRPVEFTELDKQAHKMVIAYVIARFEEDRLGTGSVDWIALIEGGIFEFLHRTVLTDIKPPVFHRMMKEKGNELNKHVFDKLEKDMEGLDEGFQERFKDYYLKQPNTLERRILRAAHYLATQWEFKIIYHTAPFIYGIDKTKENIENQIEDHYDLIGVQKILLGKKSFGFIDLCGQLRFQKRWAHIPRIPETSVLGHMFIVAATSYLCTLEMGVEACSKRFYNNFYAGLFHDLPEVLTKDIISPVKGSVEGLKEIIKDYEDYQMKEELLPLLPRPWHEDMKYFSESEFENKIILEQKVKMGVSFQDLNQKYNEDVFAPLDGELLSAVDRLAAFIEAKLSIDHGIKSDELEQAAENIYQDYKGRKISGIDFGRIFDYFK; from the coding sequence ATGATAGAAAACCTTATAGAACGTTTATCAAAAGCAGCCAGCATGCAACGCTGGAATGACCACATCCGTCCAGTGGAATTCACCGAACTGGATAAACAAGCTCATAAAATGGTAATTGCCTATGTTATTGCCCGGTTTGAAGAAGACAGGCTGGGAACTGGTAGTGTGGACTGGATAGCACTTATTGAAGGGGGAATATTCGAATTTTTGCATCGCACTGTTCTAACCGACATAAAACCACCTGTTTTCCATCGTATGATGAAGGAAAAGGGGAATGAACTCAATAAACACGTTTTTGATAAATTAGAGAAGGATATGGAAGGTCTGGATGAAGGTTTCCAGGAACGTTTTAAAGACTACTATCTAAAACAACCCAACACACTGGAAAGGCGCATATTAAGGGCTGCCCATTACCTGGCCACACAATGGGAATTTAAAATAATATATCACACTGCACCATTCATCTATGGTATTGATAAAACCAAGGAAAATATTGAAAACCAGATTGAGGACCATTATGACTTGATAGGGGTTCAGAAGATCCTCCTGGGTAAGAAGTCCTTTGGATTCATAGATCTCTGTGGCCAGCTCCGCTTCCAGAAAAGATGGGCTCACATCCCACGCATACCAGAAACTTCGGTTCTGGGGCACATGTTCATAGTAGCTGCCACCAGCTATCTCTGCACCTTGGAAATGGGAGTCGAAGCCTGTTCCAAACGTTTCTATAACAATTTTTATGCGGGTCTGTTCCATGATTTGCCAGAAGTCCTCACCAAGGATATAATCTCACCAGTTAAAGGATCAGTGGAGGGTCTTAAGGAGATAATAAAAGATTATGAAGATTATCAAATGAAAGAAGAGCTTTTACCCCTCCTACCCCGCCCCTGGCATGAGGATATGAAGTATTTCTCTGAGTCTGAATTTGAAAACAAAATAATCCTGGAACAAAAAGTTAAAATGGGTGTCAGTTTCCAGGATTTGAACCAGAAATACAACGAAGATGTTTTTGCCCCGTTGGATGGTGAACTTCTCAGTGCAGTGGATAGGCTGGCAGCCTTTATTGAAGCTAAGCTATCCATTGATCATGGGATAAAATCCGATGAACTGGAACAAGCAGCCGAAAACATATACCAGGATTATAAGGGCCGGAAAATTTCAGGAATAGATTTTGGCCGCATTTTCGATTATTTCAAATAG
- the cfbB gene encoding Ni-sirohydrochlorin a,c-diamide synthase, which translates to MRVVLAGTGSAVGKTTISTGIMKALSQEQKVQPFKVGPDYIDPTYHTLATSNTSRNLDSFFMTDGQIREAFQRGLKISNSRMGIIEGVRGLYEGISPIEDVGNTASIAKALNSPVILILNARSLVKSAAAVVIGFKTLDPSIRIEGVILNLVKNRKHYLKAKQSVEKLANTQVIGGIPRDDAISVEQRHLGLVPAVERETIKANIDDWGRLMEENLDLDALISIMKGAGKLPEGREPLFLQENSSRLKYGIARDEVFTFYYQDNLEALESNKAELVYFSPLHDEEVPDVDGIYIGGGYPEIFARQLEANQSMCKSINRFHQDERPIYAECGGLMYLTRSINQHKMCNVFPYDSHMTQKPQALSYVIARAACDNLIIGEGETFHGHEFHYSKLDLEGGNPKFAFEILRGRGVTGSRDGLMSKNTLASYVHTHVAACPSFASRLVQNALGDH; encoded by the coding sequence ATGCGTGTTGTTTTAGCAGGAACCGGAAGTGCAGTGGGGAAGACCACCATCTCCACGGGAATAATGAAAGCCCTCTCTCAGGAGCAGAAAGTCCAACCCTTCAAAGTGGGTCCAGATTACATTGATCCCACCTATCACACCCTGGCCACAAGCAATACTAGCCGAAACCTGGATTCCTTTTTTATGACTGACGGCCAGATCAGGGAAGCATTCCAGAGGGGATTGAAAATATCCAACTCCCGGATGGGAATTATAGAAGGGGTGAGAGGTCTTTATGAAGGTATAAGTCCCATTGAAGATGTTGGAAACACAGCTTCCATTGCCAAGGCACTTAATTCACCAGTTATTCTAATCCTTAATGCTCGCAGCCTGGTTAAAAGTGCAGCTGCGGTGGTAATCGGTTTTAAAACCCTTGATCCCTCCATACGCATCGAAGGGGTTATCCTTAATCTGGTTAAAAACAGGAAACACTATCTTAAGGCTAAGCAATCGGTGGAAAAACTGGCCAATACACAAGTCATAGGGGGAATACCCCGGGATGATGCCATTTCTGTTGAACAGCGCCATCTGGGCCTTGTACCAGCAGTAGAAAGGGAAACCATTAAGGCAAATATCGATGATTGGGGACGGCTCATGGAGGAAAATCTTGACCTGGATGCCCTTATCAGCATAATGAAAGGCGCTGGTAAATTACCTGAAGGAAGAGAACCCCTCTTCCTACAGGAAAATTCTAGTAGGCTTAAATATGGTATTGCCAGGGATGAAGTATTCACCTTTTACTATCAGGACAATCTGGAGGCACTGGAGTCCAATAAAGCGGAACTAGTTTATTTCAGCCCCCTGCATGATGAGGAGGTGCCTGATGTGGATGGGATCTATATTGGTGGGGGATACCCGGAAATATTTGCCAGACAACTGGAAGCCAACCAGAGCATGTGCAAATCCATCAACCGTTTCCACCAGGATGAAAGGCCCATCTATGCTGAATGTGGTGGTCTCATGTATTTAACTCGATCAATTAACCAGCATAAGATGTGCAATGTTTTTCCCTATGATTCACACATGACCCAAAAGCCCCAGGCCTTGAGTTATGTTATTGCCAGGGCAGCCTGTGACAATCTAATCATAGGTGAGGGGGAGACTTTCCATGGTCATGAATTCCATTATTCCAAACTGGATCTGGAGGGTGGAAACCCCAAATTTGCATTTGAAATTCTACGGGGAAGGGGGGTAACTGGATCCCGGGATGGGCTTATGAGTAAGAATACTTTAGCCAGCTATGTGCATACCCATGTGGCAGCTTGCCCCAGTTTCGCCAGCAGGTTGGTTCAAAATGCTTTGGGGGATCATTAA